One part of the Nymphaea colorata isolate Beijing-Zhang1983 chromosome 8, ASM883128v2, whole genome shotgun sequence genome encodes these proteins:
- the LOC116259129 gene encoding homeobox-leucine zipper protein HOX3-like yields MSGSAFAAPSSLDLTMAVVSLSSNPNSDNGLGMRDFDMNRLPTEMEEDGPTGSVEDDEEGCAPRKKLRLTKEQSRLLEASFRENQTLNPKQKEALAQKLNLRSRQVEVWFQNRRARTKLKQTEMECEYLKRCFGSLTEENRRLQREVEELRALRVAPPTVISPHTCEPLPAATLTMCPCCERVSSSAMEKTAPPLSFAKPSIFPSRQSAAC; encoded by the exons ATGTCGGGTTCTGCCTTTGCTGCTCCTTCTTCCTTGGACTTAACCATGGCAGTTGTCAGTTTGAGCTCGAATCCTAATTCAG ATAATGGCCTGGGGATGAGGGATTTTGACATGAACCGCCTGCCCACTGAGATGGAAGAAGATGGACCGACAGGCAGTGTGGAGGATGATGAAGAAGGATGCGCACCAAGGAAGAAGCTTCGTCTCACAAAGGAGCAATCGCGCTTGCTCGAAGCGAGTTTCAGGGAGAACCAAACTCTTAATCCT AAGCAGAAGGAAGCCCTGGCCCAGAAGTTGAATCTCAGGTCACGCCAAGTCGAAGTGTGGTTCCAAAACCGCCGAGCGAG GACTAAGTTGAAGCAGACAGAGATGGAGTGCGAGTATTTGAAGCGCTGCTTCGGCTCTCTTACAGAGGAGAACAGACGGCTGCAGAGAGAGGTGGAGGAGCTCAGGGCACTCCGAGTCGCTCCTCCCACGGTCATCTCCCCACACACCTGCGAGCCTCTGCCTGCTGCCACGCTCACTATGTGCCCCTGCTGCGAGCGCGTCAGCAGCAGCGCCATGGAGAAGACCGCACCGCCCTTGAGCTTCGCCAAGCCCTCCATTTTCCCGTCCAGGCAGTCAGCAGCTTGCTAA